The Leptolyngbya sp. 'hensonii' region CTCCAGTACCGCCTTAGGCCAGTCAGTTCAGTCCTTTTGGAGTTGGTATAATGTCGGCAAGAATATCAGAGAATGAATCAGCGAAAAGCGGGTCTGTAGGGACCAATACTCGATTTAGTTTTCATCGGGCTCTCAAAGATATTCTGGGCAGTTTTTTTAGATTAGCCCACAGGGTGCATAATTTTTCTCACTACAGTTTTGGACAAGATTACATCCTAGAGCCTGCTTACGGTGAGTCTGGTTTTCTGATGACCAGCCAGGGAGATGATATTAAGCCCGGAGATCTGGTTATCCTATCCAATGGCTCTGCCTGTACTCAATACCAGGTTAAGGAAATCGAATACTATTTTGATTCCTGCGACATCTGGACAGCACTCTTAAATCCTGTTAATTCTTGAGATGGAATAGTTCCAATTTCAGGCTCAAGTATGACTCCTCCTCGCCCAGTCTGGGATGCCAGTCGCTTTCTACAAACACTGGTCTATTTTGAAGCAGTTCCCGTTGTTAGCTGGGTGCAAAGAATGTTATCGGGCGGTACCCCCATTCCACCTTTCCAACCCGAAGTCAATGTTCTGTTTGACTTCGGCCAATCCACAACTCCCCTCGGGGAGCGCTGGGGTTCTCTGGATGATGGGGTCATGGGAGGGGTGAGTACCAGCTCATTTTCCAGTTCAGCAGGGGCAGCACTATTTAGTGGCGTGGTTTCTACAGCCAACTCTGGCGGGTTTGCTTCGGTACGAACCCGAAATTTTGAGCCGCCCCTCGATCTCTCTTCCTGTGCTGGCTTGGAGCTGCGGATTAAGGGAGATGGCCAGCGATACAAGTTCCTGATTCGAGATGAGGAGACATGGGATAGCGTCGCCTATGCCTCCTCCTTTGATACTGTGGCAGATCAATGGCTTACCATCCAACTTCCCTTCACCCAGATGGTCCCTGTCTTTCGGGCCAAAACGGTCAATACAGCCCGTCGTTTGAATACAGCTCAGATTAGATCGCTCCAACTGATGCTGAGCAAGTTTGAATATGACGGTGTGCTAAATCCCCACTTTGTATCCGGTGAATTTCGACTTCTGATTCAATCCATTCGGCTCTACAAGTAAATCTCATGCGACGACTCAGCCAGGTTTTGCTCGTGCTTGCCTGCCTCTATGGTCTGTACCTGATCAAATCGGCCATGGGCATTAATATCCTGAGTGATTATCACCTCACAGACCTGTTCTTCCATCCGATTCCAGTCATGAAAGCGCTGGCTCATAAATTCATCTGGTAAGTGCTCCAGCAGAGAACTTGCGCAGCCGCAGAGCGTTGATTACTACAGATAGAGAACTGAAAGCCATCGCTCCACCTGCGATCGCTGGATTCAGCAACCATCCAACCAGAGGATACAGAATGCCCGCAGCCACGGGAATGCCGATCGCATTATAGATAAAGGCAAAGAACAGGTTTTGGCGAATATTCTGCAGGGTGGCCCGGGAGAGCTTGATCGCGGTGACAATGCCCTGCAAGTCACCTGAGATCAAGGTGATATCACTGGCCGCGATCGCCACATCCGTCCCAGTACCAATAGCAATACCGACATCAGCCTGGGCCAGGGCTGGGGCATCATTAATGCCATCTCCCACCATCGCGACAATTCGGTTAGAGGGTAGGGAACGATGGGTGGATCTGGAGGGTGCTGTTTTTTCCTCCTGCTGTAAGGATTGGATGATAGCAGCTTTTTGTTCCGGTCGGACTTCGGCAAAGACTCGTTGAATCCCAACCTCGCGGGCGATCGTGTCTGCGGTTTTACGATTGTCCCCCGTGAGCATAACCACTTCCAGTCCCAGATCTTGTAAGGCTCGAACCACTTCAGCCGAAGAGGGTTTGAGGGTGTCGGCAATGGCGACCAGTCCTTCAACTTCTCCATCGACTGCAATCCAGACCGTTGTTTTCCCTGCACTTTCCCAGCGCTGCTGGAACTCCTGCAGGGGTTGGGGGTCAATGCCCAATTCTTCCATCCAACGCTGTGTCCCAATCTGAATCAGGTGATCGGAAACAATCCCCTCCACCCCACTGCCGACGATCGCCTGAAAATCCTTGACAGTAGACAACTCCACTTCCTGAGACTGGGCGTAGCGCACCAGGGCCTCAGCCAGGGGATGCTCTGAGAGATGTTCAACCGAGGCAGCCAGGCGCAGGAGTTTGAGTTCGTTCTGGTGAGCCGTCCCATGAACGGTGATGTAGTGGGTGACCACCGGTTTGCCCTGGGTCAGGGTACCTGTCTTATCCAAAACGATCGTTTGGATTTTGTGTGCCAGTTCCAGACTTTCCGCGCCCTTGATCAGAATGCCCTGTTCCGCCCCCTTGCCAGTGCCCACCATAACGGAAGTGGGGGTGGCTAGCCCCAGCGCACAGGGGCAGGCAATGATCAGGACACCCATGGTGGTGACAAGGGCAAAAGTCGGGCTACCTACCAGGAAAAACCAGATCAGGAAGGTGCACAGGGCGATCCCCATCACGACTGGAACAAACCAACCCGTAATCTGGTCCGCTAACCGCTGAATGGGAGCCTTGGAGCCCTGAGCCTCCCGGACCAGACGGACAATCTGAGCCAGAACAGTATCTTTACCTACATGGGTAGCCCGGAAACGAAAGCTACCTGTTTTGTTGATGGTAGCCCCAATGACCTCATCCCCCGGTTGCTTACTCACTGGAATACTTTCCCCTGTGATCATGGATTCGTCAATAGTCGAGCTTCCTTCTAAGATTTCTCCATCCACGGGCACCTTCTCACCGGGACGCACCAGCACCACATCCCCCACCTGGACCACCTGGACCGGAATCTCCACTTCCTGGTTATGACGAATCACATGGGCCGTACGGGCTTGCAAGCCCATAAGCTTGTAAATGGCGGCTGTGGTCTGGCTTCTGGCCCGTTGCTCCAGCAACCGACCCAGAAGTACCAGAGTAATCACGATCGTTGCAGACTCGTAATAGACCTCCGGCATGGCACCCTGATTGGGCAATGAGAGCGGTACCGAAGTCACCAGCAGAGAGTAGAAGTAAGCGGCACTGGTTCCCAGAACAATCAACGTGTCCATGGTGGCAGAACGACGTTTCAGGGCTTTCCACGCATTGAGGTAAAAGGTCTGGCCGCACCAGAACTGAACAGGTGTCGCTAGCACCCATTGGGTCCAGGGGGCATGGAGCCAGGCAGGCATGAAACCCAAATTCATCCCCAGCATGGCAGGCATGGACCCAATCAGGAGAAAGCTGCTGAGCACTGCACCGGTCATCACCTTTTGTCTAAGGCGTTGAACTTCCAGCTTGCTTGTCCTCTGTGCAGCTTCGCTCTCCTCTTGCAAGGGGTCGTCATTTTGGAGCGGGGCCGCAGAGTATCCAGATGCTGCAACAGCATCCTGGATTGCTGTGACAGTCACCTGCCGGGAGTCATACTGAATTGTGGCCTGCTCGGCCCCAAAGTTCACCTGGCAAACTGCCACACCAGGAACGCTCTGGAGGGCAGCCTCAACATTACGGGCACAGGCAGCACAGCTCATGCCACCCAGTTTGAGGGTAAGCGTATCAAGGGACATAGGTTAGGGAGACTTTGCCTTGTTCTATCTTGACTCTAATTCAGGCATTGGCCTTGTACCATCCCCCATTCGGTAATTCATGGGGGGAGGCCAACCCATGGCCAATGACAACACCCTACTAATTAAACCAGGTAGCAAAACCGAAGAACTGCCCCTGGAAAACATCAAAGAGCCGGATCCAGAAGCGGCGATCGGTGACCTTGCCTTTCTCCAGGTAAGGTGTGGCGGCACTACCCTGGAACCAGAGCACCAGATCAAAGGGTCGGGGTTCGGTCAGGACTCGATTCAGGTTGACCCCCCGCGTCTCATTCCCACGCCAGAATGGCATCAGCTTCTTGCCGGTCAACACCAGCTCTGCCTCATCCAGGAAGGCCAGCCAACTGGTAATCATGTCACTGGTGACTCGAATACCCGGCACGATCGTTTTCTGCTTGCTGTTGGGAATCCACTCATTATCATTATCCGTTTCTGCTGTGATCAAGGCCCAGGATTGGCGACTGAGAAGCAGAACGGTCTGTAAATGCTGCAGAGCAGAGGTCAGACGGGGAGCTTCAACTACCGGGAAGTTGATCAGGTGAACCATGGCGACCACATCCAGGAAGAAATCAAAGTCGCCAAAGAAAAAGCCGGAGTTCTGCTGTTTGCGACTGAGAAAATCATGGGGGGTCTGAATTTTGGTGAAGAACCGATGGCCGGTGGCTTCAAAGAGATCCTGCCAGTTATGCGCCAGCAGGGTTTCTACCATGGCAGCCAGTGCATTGCAGTATCCCCGTAGCCAGAGGGCATCACCCGTATCAAAGGCAATCAGGAAGGACTTGGCCTGTTTTTCCGTAATTTGACTACCCACCACTCTGGCATAGATGCGCCAGAGAGCTTCATCGTTGCCAATTTTGCCATCACCATTGATATCCAGCTTGATCATGCCAAATCGCAGGGGTAACTTCACAGCCGGATCTTTGATCGGTTCCAGGGTAGCCTGGGCCTTGTTGAGGTCATCCAACCAGGTCTGGAGAACCTGACGAGCGATGTCGTAGGTCAACACCTGGGGATTTTTGTTCGGTGGGGTGGGCAACCGGAGAATGGGAAAAGCCTGGGTAAAGGTATCGTCCTTCAAGCCGTAGCGATAGAGGGACTGCATCAACCGCTCAATGCCGATAAAGACCTGGACTGTGCCCAGGCTGAAGCGGGCTTTGTCATCATCTGGTTTGTCCTTCAGACGGGCCAGCATGGCTGTTTCCCCGTCAGCTAACTTGCCAGAGGCCAGGAAGGGTTCAATCAGCGGGGCGGGTTGGGCTGTCAAGGGTAGGGATAAGGACAGGGTCAGGATTAGACAAAGAATCAGGCTGACTCCCCCCAACCACAAGGACCGACTGATCCGCAGCATTAGACCTCCTCCAGCTAGATTTGAGCGTATCGTAAGGCAAGAATAGTTTTGATTTCAGAAGCTTTAGCAAGGTTTTGCATTTGGTAACATCTCTGACAACGGTGAACGGCTTCCATCGGTGAAAACTTACTTGCTCATGTTTCTCGATCGCCTGAAGATAGCAGTGACCTGCTTGCCTGACCTGAGTGGCTGGTGGCTGGTTGTAGGTCTGCTCTGTCTGTATGCCACGATCGCCCTGCCCCTGGGCTTTGCTTTTGGGTTGCTGCAGATCGATCTTGCCCCCCTCCAGCCTGCTGCACTAGTACGCTTGCTCCTGACCCTATGGATTACCCCAGCCTTGCTGGAAGAACTGGTGTTTCGAGTTTTGTGGTTGCCCCATCCGAGCCAGCAGATCTTGGCTCAGCGCTGGTGGCTGTGGGCATCGATCGGGCTGATTCTGTTTATCCTTTACCATCCCCTGAATGCCTTCTTTTTTTATCCACCTGGTCGATCGGTGTTTTATCGTCCGCTCTTTCTGTTCCTGGCCGGGTTGTTGGGATTGGCCTGTACCTTTGCTTACCAGTGCACTGGCTCTCTCTGGGCTGCCACAGTCATTCACTGGACGATCGTCGTTGTCTGGCTTCTGGGCCTAGGTGGACTGCAATTACTGACGCCAAGCTCTTAAATTGAGCTGTGCCGTTGCGGCTATTTGTTGCACAACTCTTCTGCAAAAGCAACATTTTGCCCTGGTGACCGTCCTGAAGGAGTGAATATGCAAAAATAATCTCCTCCACATCACAGGCTAGAAAAGCGATGAAACTGTTGCCCTGGCTACGCTCAACCTTAAGCTCAACCACAATGGCAGTCTTAGGACTGGGACTCATTGGCATGGAAACCCCCACACCCGCTGCTTATTTTTCCCAGACCGAGATCGACCCGAATCGAGTCATTGCGATCGCATCTCCCTATGGCAAGGGTGCGTTTCAACTCCTGATTCTGCAACAGGTGAGTAACAGTCGTGCCTGCTGGCAGGAGGTTGGCTATGGATCTTCAGAGGTAGAACCCTTGCTCCTCAACTTTGACTTTACGGGCATTTGTGAACGGAGCATCGACAGCAACGGCTATTCTGTTCGGGTTGGGGGCCAGGATCTCGGCTGGAACTACAGTCTATCTGTGGTGCGCCAATCAGAAGGGCTGCGTCTGGTCGCTTTCTCCAATGCCAATCGGAGTCAGCCGCCGATCGAAATTGGACGGGTTGATGGCATTCCCAGTCGTTTTGGTAAGATCACCCTGAATCCAGGCTGGCGGTTGACGAAGCGCGTCTACAATGGGCGTGTTCTGGGGCATTTCTATCTGACGAATGATCAGACTCTGGGAGAAGTGATTGCCGCTGCCTCTTCCAATGCAATCGCTTATCGGCCCAGTTCGCCAGTTCTGCCCCCAGCCCAGGTGACATCCCCCCAACTTCCCGCGCCTGTTGCAGTCCGCCCGCAACTTCCCCCCCCCCTGATTTCAACCAGTATCTCGCCCGATCGTGCACCGCTGGCAGTGCCAGCTCCACCCCCTGGCAATAACCTGGTCATACCTGCCCTCCCGGCGAGCAGTAACGCCTCTGCACCAATGGTGCCTCCTCCCGCTGCTGACCTGAATTCCCCGACACCAATTCGGGAAATTGTGTTCAGTGCCACTTCCACTCCGCCAGCTTCTAATTCCAGCATCCTGGATTTCAACTATCGAGTTCTGGTTCCAGCCTCTACTAAATCCGCTCAAAATAAGGTGCGAAAGCTGGTGCCAGGAGCATTCCGGGTGGTCGTCAATGGCAAAACGATGATGCAGGCCGGTTTATTTCGAGAACGTCAAGATGCAAATGCATTGCAACAAAGGCTGAAGCGAGAGCAACTACCTGCGATCGTGGTTTTACTCAATCAAAAAGCAGGTTAAGGTTGCTACCAGTCCGCTCTATAAATCTGTCTCCTGATAGAGACTTTGCAGGGCCTGCTGTTCTGTTCGTCGGGAGGGGCGACGATAGCGTTTGGCCTCCAAACGGGGTTCATAGCGAGTTTGTCCCCGTCGGTTCATCTTCACTTTCAGGCTAGCATCGGGATCAGATTGCTGATGGAGATGGGCCTGTCGATCGATCGCCTCTTGCAGAAACTGTAGATAATGGGTGTAACGTTCCCAATCTCCCCTTACCACACAATTGGGTTCGTCCCGGTGCAGGCAATCACTGAACTGGCAGGCCCCATGCGCCAGGCGTTGACGGGCCTCAGGAAAGCAATTTGCCAGCATCTCCGGTTCTGTATCGAGATCGGGCTGATTAAACCCTGGGGTATCCGCCAACAACCCCCCAGTGGGCAACTCAAAAAGTTCAACATGGCGGGTGGTATGACGCCCCCGACCTAATTTACCGGAAACGGCTCCGACCCTCAAATCAACCGTTGGGATCAGATAATTAATCAAACTAGATTTACCCACACCAGAAGGGCCAGAAATAACCGTCACTTTCTGCTCCAGGCTTGCCCTCAATCCGGCCAGGCCATGACCCGTTTGCACACTGATCGAAACTGAGGGGTAGCCCCAGTGGTGCAGACGATTTTGCCAGTCAACCAGGTGTTCTGAAGCCACCAGGTCACTTTTATTCAGGCACAAACAGATATCCAATCCGGTAGTCTCCGCCTTGATCAGAAACCGGCTTAACTGGTAGGGCTCCAACCCGGGCTCAGCCAAAGCAAATACCAGTAGAATCTGATTCACATTCGCGATCGGAGGACGGCTTAATTCTGAATCTCTGGGCAGAACTTCTGCGATCGCACCCCGTTCCCCCTGCCAATCCGGTTCCACAATCAGAACCCGATCGCCAACCATCACCTGTTGCCCAATCTTCTTCAGTCGGGAACGGCGAGTACAAAGCAAGAATGGAACAGGAGCCCAGGAAGAGTCAGCATCAGCATTGCTGCTGTTCTGGGTTAAGTTTGAGGATGATCGGGAG contains the following coding sequences:
- a CDS encoding CIA30 family protein, which codes for MTPPRPVWDASRFLQTLVYFEAVPVVSWVQRMLSGGTPIPPFQPEVNVLFDFGQSTTPLGERWGSLDDGVMGGVSTSSFSSSAGAALFSGVVSTANSGGFASVRTRNFEPPLDLSSCAGLELRIKGDGQRYKFLIRDEETWDSVAYASSFDTVADQWLTIQLPFTQMVPVFRAKTVNTARRLNTAQIRSLQLMLSKFEYDGVLNPHFVSGEFRLLIQSIRLYK
- a CDS encoding heavy metal translocating P-type ATPase, which encodes MSLDTLTLKLGGMSCAACARNVEAALQSVPGVAVCQVNFGAEQATIQYDSRQVTVTAIQDAVAASGYSAAPLQNDDPLQEESEAAQRTSKLEVQRLRQKVMTGAVLSSFLLIGSMPAMLGMNLGFMPAWLHAPWTQWVLATPVQFWCGQTFYLNAWKALKRRSATMDTLIVLGTSAAYFYSLLVTSVPLSLPNQGAMPEVYYESATIVITLVLLGRLLEQRARSQTTAAIYKLMGLQARTAHVIRHNQEVEIPVQVVQVGDVVLVRPGEKVPVDGEILEGSSTIDESMITGESIPVSKQPGDEVIGATINKTGSFRFRATHVGKDTVLAQIVRLVREAQGSKAPIQRLADQITGWFVPVVMGIALCTFLIWFFLVGSPTFALVTTMGVLIIACPCALGLATPTSVMVGTGKGAEQGILIKGAESLELAHKIQTIVLDKTGTLTQGKPVVTHYITVHGTAHQNELKLLRLAASVEHLSEHPLAEALVRYAQSQEVELSTVKDFQAIVGSGVEGIVSDHLIQIGTQRWMEELGIDPQPLQEFQQRWESAGKTTVWIAVDGEVEGLVAIADTLKPSSAEVVRALQDLGLEVVMLTGDNRKTADTIAREVGIQRVFAEVRPEQKAAIIQSLQQEEKTAPSRSTHRSLPSNRIVAMVGDGINDAPALAQADVGIAIGTGTDVAIAASDITLISGDLQGIVTAIKLSRATLQNIRQNLFFAFIYNAIGIPVAAGILYPLVGWLLNPAIAGGAMAFSSLSVVINALRLRKFSAGALTR
- a CDS encoding CPBP family glutamic-type intramembrane protease encodes the protein MKTYLLMFLDRLKIAVTCLPDLSGWWLVVGLLCLYATIALPLGFAFGLLQIDLAPLQPAALVRLLLTLWITPALLEELVFRVLWLPHPSQQILAQRWWLWASIGLILFILYHPLNAFFFYPPGRSVFYRPLFLFLAGLLGLACTFAYQCTGSLWAATVIHWTIVVVWLLGLGGLQLLTPSS
- a CDS encoding DUF3747 domain-containing protein — translated: MAVLGLGLIGMETPTPAAYFSQTEIDPNRVIAIASPYGKGAFQLLILQQVSNSRACWQEVGYGSSEVEPLLLNFDFTGICERSIDSNGYSVRVGGQDLGWNYSLSVVRQSEGLRLVAFSNANRSQPPIEIGRVDGIPSRFGKITLNPGWRLTKRVYNGRVLGHFYLTNDQTLGEVIAAASSNAIAYRPSSPVLPPAQVTSPQLPAPVAVRPQLPPPLISTSISPDRAPLAVPAPPPGNNLVIPALPASSNASAPMVPPPAADLNSPTPIREIVFSATSTPPASNSSILDFNYRVLVPASTKSAQNKVRKLVPGAFRVVVNGKTMMQAGLFRERQDANALQQRLKREQLPAIVVLLNQKAG
- the rsgA gene encoding small ribosomal subunit biogenesis GTPase RsgA; this translates as MKDGICPARIAATVLAVQANYYRVRIDPIQPSRSSSNLTQNSSNADADSSWAPVPFLLCTRRSRLKKIGQQVMVGDRVLIVEPDWQGERGAIAEVLPRDSELSRPPIANVNQILLVFALAEPGLEPYQLSRFLIKAETTGLDICLCLNKSDLVASEHLVDWQNRLHHWGYPSVSISVQTGHGLAGLRASLEQKVTVISGPSGVGKSSLINYLIPTVDLRVGAVSGKLGRGRHTTRHVELFELPTGGLLADTPGFNQPDLDTEPEMLANCFPEARQRLAHGACQFSDCLHRDEPNCVVRGDWERYTHYLQFLQEAIDRQAHLHQQSDPDASLKVKMNRRGQTRYEPRLEAKRYRRPSRRTEQQALQSLYQETDL